A section of the Schistosoma haematobium chromosome ZW, whole genome shotgun sequence genome encodes:
- the SMC2_3 gene encoding Structural maintenance of chromosomes protein 2 (EggNog:ENOG410VBJA~COG:D), which produces MYIKSLVIDGFKSYCQRTEIDGFDPQFNAITGLNGSGKSNILDAICFLLGITNLSHVRAANLHDLVYKCGQAGINKATVSAVFDNMDKSQSPYGYEQFDELTITKQIVVGGRNKYLINGTNATTTRVHDLFHSVQLNVNNPHFLIMQGRITKILNMKPPEILSLLEEAASTKLYENKKEAALKTIEKKDSKLREIDRILTEDINPTIKKLREERSSYLEYQKVVREINHLEKFIVAYDYTCLEEAKKRTKGDLITLERSLDEQKKNMEELRKSKEIIESRIAELCKQRDEHQGTALEELESTMSACQKTEAVAKGASQRASESLRAAKQRVKSMESQCMELDEQLSSKHKAAEAAAGIEYQSVLAQSEEAKVKFEAAQKRLQAVKSGLSSGENGVAASLAEQVRVADGEKCSAQTELSQLKMRQKHLQNELAKQEAIVVKTFGHGSIDGESKEEMKQKELTAHIDELTKKLTRAEADDRSVGSESVLSEKQLGLVKEARELRHQASKLSSQFPQLVFDYTDPEPNFDRRRVLGPVAKLFRVKDLKYAVALEVIAGNKLQNIVVDTEVTGKILLERGQIRRRVTMLPLTQIRGNPISDGVIKNAQSLVGASNVVTALSLIEYDNMLKPVMEYVFGSVLICPDMEIARRVAFHPGIEKKTITLEGDVFDPQGTLSGGSRGTASDSLLSRIFKWRDLEVAAQKAEENVTQGEANVRAAQLRSQNISHLREALDNARHQLELLETQIRQTDKHRLRADLAATRTELKQVEDSLQNAEQRLTQASLKAKLAHEKAANAVAEFKKEEQEAENALSEAKVQLESTVSALREKNSLKETLRLEAEELSKELNTLKLSLEEAIQAVGDAQAEEERCIDASRLAKEALIKAREAVNKQRGLIDETVRALTSAEKEAGQLVQSLNQTNSQVDKLSHQIEMQTKENEEADIKMERLLEAYPWIHEEKQNFGVENGPYCFTSRDPIETRRRIHSLKERRDRLGRTVNMRAMNMLGNAEKQYSELIRRQEIVLADKRKIQAVIDDLDKRKEEVLISAHNKVNEEFCNIFGTLLPGSKARLFPPEGMSVLDGLEIKVAFGDVWKESLGELSGGQRSLAALSLILALLLFKPAPLYILDEVDAALDLSHTQNIGQLIKNHFKHSQFIVVSLKDGMFNNANVLFKTKFVDGVSTVSRHVPLRVRDENKQPQTERQRKRVK; this is translated from the exons atgtatataAAGTCGTTGGTTATTGATGGCTTCAAATCCTATTGTCAGAGAACGGAAATCGATGGATTTGATCCACAGTTCAATGCGATTACCGGTCTAAATGGCTCCGGAAAGTCAAATATATTAGATGCTATATGCTTCTTACTTGGAATAACAAATCTATCGCAT GTAAGGGCAGCAAATCTACATGATTTGGTTTACAAATGTGGTCAAGCAGGAATAAACAAGGCTACCGTAAGCGCAGTATTTGACAATATGGATAAGTCACAATCCCCATATGGTTATGAGCAGTTTGATGAGCTTACAATCACAAAGCAGATTGTCGTTGGAGGCAGAAATAAATATCTGATTAACGGAACAAACGCAACCACCACAAGGGTTCATGATTTATTTCACTCAGTGCAACTTAATGTTAATAATCCTCACTTTCTAATTATGCAAGGTAGGATtacaaaaattttaaatatgaaaCCACCGGAG ATCCTATCATTATTAGAAGAAGCAGCAAGCACCAAactatatgaaaataaaaaggaaGCAGCACTTAAAACTATTGAAAAGAAAGATAGTAAATTAAGAGAAATAGATAGA ATTCTTACTGAAGATATTAACCCTACTATCAAGAAATTACGTGAAGAACGGAGCAGTTATTTAGAGTATCAGAAAGTTGTACGTGAAATTAATCATCTGGAAAAGTTTATTGTCGCTTACGACTATACTTGTTTAGAG GAAGCTAAAAAACGAACAAAAGGAGATTTAATTACACTTGAACGTTCGTTGGATGAGCAAAAAAAGAATATGGAAGAA CTTCGGAAGTCAAAAGAAATTATAGAAAGTCGTATTGCTGAACTTTGCAAACAAAGAGATGAG CATCAAGGAACAGCACTTGAAGAATTAGAATCTACAATGTCTGCATGTCAAAAAACAGAAGCAGTTGCTAAGGGGGCTTCTCAAAGGGCGTCTGAATCTCTTCGGGCCGCCAAACAGCGTGTTAAGTCCATGGAGTCACAGTGTATGGAGCTTGATGAGCAGTTGTCTTCTAAACATAAAGCAGCGGAAGCTGCTGCTGGTATTGAGTACCAGTCCGTCCTAGCACAGTCAGAAGAAGCCAAAGTTAAATTTGAAGCGGCTCAAAAGCGTTTACAG GCAGTAAAATCCGGTCTTTCCAGTGGAGAAAATGGTGTTGCAGCTAGCCTTGCTGAACAGGTTAGAGTTGCAGATGGTGAGAAGTGCTCCGCACAAACTGAACTTTCTCAACTGAAAATGCGTCAGAAACATCTACAAAATGAGCTTGCTAAACAAGAAGCCATTGTCGTTAAAACTTTCGGACATGGGTCAATAGACGGAGAATCTAAAGAAGAAATGAAACAAAAGGAACTTACTGCACATATTGACGAATTAACTAAGAAATTGACACGAGCTGAGGCGGATGATAGGTCTGTTGGTAGCGAATCTGTGTTAAGTG AGAAGCAGCTTGGCTTAGTTAAGGAAGCAAGGGAGTTACGTCATCAAGCTTCAAAGTTATCATCTCAATTCCCTCAACTTGTGTTTGATTATACTGATCCAGAGCCAAATTTTGATAGACGTCGTGTTCTCGGACCTGTTGCGAAATTGTTTCGTGTCAAAGATTTAAAATATGCGGTTGCTCTAGAAGTGATAGCTGGAAATAAG TTACAGAACATTGTTGTAGACACAGAAGTCACTGGTAAAATTTTATTAGAACGTGGTCAAATTCGTCGACGTGTCACTATGCTTCCGTTAACTCAAATACGTGGAAATCCCATATCAGATGGTGTTATTAAAAATGCCCAGTCATTAGTTGGTGCATCAAATGTTGTCACTGCTCTTTCATTAATTGAATATGATAATATGCTTAAACCAGTTATGGAATATGTATTCGGTAGTGTATTAATATGTCCAGATATGGAAATAGCTAGGCGTGTTGCATTTCACCCTGgtattgaaaagaaaacaataacatTAGAAGGTGATGTATTTGATCCTCAG GGCACACTGTCCGGTGGAAGTCGGGGAACTGCTTCGGATAGTTTATTATCTCGTATATTTAAGTGGCGTGATCTTGAGGTTGCGGCTCAAAAAGCTGAAGAAAATGTTACTCAAGGTGAAGCAAATGTCAGAGCAGCTCAATTACGATCCCAAAATATTAGTCATCTTCGAGAAGCGTTAGATAATGCTCGCCATCAATTAGAACTTTTAGAGACTCAAATAAGGCAGACAGATAAACATCGATTACGTGCAGACTTGGCAGCTACTAGAACTGAATTAA AACAAGTCGAAGATTCTCTACAAAACGCTGAACAACGTCTTACTCAAGCATCTTTAAAAGCTAAGTTAGCTCATGAGAAAGCAGCAAACGCCGTAGCTGAATTTAAAAAAGAAGAACAGGAAGCTGAAAATGCACTTTCAGAAGCTAAAGTTCAACTGGAATCCACGGTTAGTGCTTTAAGGGAGAAGAATTCTCTAAAAGAAACTTTACGCTTAGAAGCTGAAGAACTGTCAAAAGAACTAAATACTTTAAAG CTGTCTCTTGAAGAAGCAATTCAAGCTGTAGGAGATGCACAGGCAGAAGAAGAACGTTGTATTGATGCATCACGATTAGCTAAAGAAGCTTTAATTAAAGCACGTgaagctgttaataaacaacgAGGATTAATTGATGAAACTGTTCGTGCATTGACATCTGCAGAGAAAGAAGCTGGTCAATTAGTTCAATCGTTGAATCAAACAAACAGTCAAGTGGATAAACTTTCTCATCAAATTGAAATGCAAACTAAGGAAAATGAAGAAGCCGATATCAAG atgGAACGACTCTTAGAAGCATATCCATGGATtcatgaagaaaaacaaaattttggTGTTGAAAATGGCCCATATTGTTTTACTTCACGTGATCCCATTGAAACACGTCGACGAATTCATTCACTGAAAGAACGTCGTGATCGTCTTGGTCGAACTGTAAATATGCGTGCGATGAATATGCTTGGTAATGCTGAAAAACAATATTCTGAATTGATTAGACGTCAAGAGATTGTTTTAGCTGATAAACGTAAAATTCAAGCAGTTATTGACGATTTAGATAAACGAAAAGAAGAAGTCTTAATAAGTGCACATAATAAAGTCAATGAG GAATTCTGTAACATTTTCGGAACTCTGTTGCCAGGAAGTAAAGCACGTTTATTCCCCCCGGAAGGTATGAGTGTTCTTGATGGATTAGAAATTAAAGTTGCATTTGGTGATGTTTGGAAAGAATCACTTGGAGAATTAAGTGGTGGTCAAAG GTCGTTAGCTGCCCTTTCACTTATTCTGGCTTTATTACTCTTCAAACCTGCACCTTTGTATATATTAGATGAAGTGGATGCGGCGCTCGATTTATCTCATACACAAAATATTGGTCAGTTgattaaaaatcattttaagCATTCACAG TTCATTGTAGTGTCACTCAAGGATGGAATGTTCAACAATGCTAATGTActattcaaaacaaaatttgtaGACGGTGTTTCAACTGTGTCTCGGCATGTACCTCTACGAGTTCGCGACGAAAATAAACAGCCTCAAACAGAGAGACAACGGAAGCGTGTTAAATAG